GTTTACCGTACAGAATAATGGCAAACCTCTAGAGGATGTTGCCGCGCGCTTCCAAATCGGGTTGCTAGGGATGCTGGAAGCCAATCCGGGTGTCGATCCTTATTTGCCGAAACCGGGTACGGTTCTGACTATTCCGACTCAGATGCTGCTACCGGACGCGCCGCGCGAGGGGATTGTCATCAATTTGGCTGAAATGCGTTTGTTCTACTATCCGAAAGGACAGAACAAGGTCGTGGTCTATCCGATTGGTATTGGTCAGCTGGGGCGAAATACGCCAGAAATGGTGACCAGCGTTTCTCAGCCGATTGCTAACCCAACGTGGACGCCAACGGCGAACATTCGCAAGCATTATAAAGCTGAGGGCGTCACGCTGCCTGCGGTGGTACCTGCTGGCCCAGAAAACCCGATGGGGCTGTTTGCCCTGCGTCTATCCGCGCAAGGTGGGGTCTATTTGATTCACGGCACTAACGCTAATTTCGGCATTGGAATGCGCGTCAGCTCCGGTTGTATTCGCCTGCGTCCTGATGATATTGAAGCATTATTCAAAACCGTTCCGAAAGGAACGCGCGTGCAGATCGTGAATGCGCCAGTGAAAGTGTCGGTGGAGCCTGATGGCAAGCGCTATGTAGAAGTGCACCAGCCGCTATCACGCACTGAGAAAGACGATCCGCAAACGATGCATATTGCGCTAAAGCCTGCCGCGAAGAAGTTTGCTGATAGCCAACTAACCGATCGGTTGGTGTTTGACGACGCAGTGAAGCGCCGGTCAGGTATGCCGGTGATTGTGAACCACGGTCAGGAAGTGAAATCAGAGCCTGAGACGAACGCTGTGAAGATTACGCAAGCTAAGGCGACGTCGACTAGCGTAGCAGAGTAAAAACTATCAGCGAGCGTTGAGCGTAGTCTTACGCCGTTTAACAGGGATACCGCAAGGTGTCCTTTTTTTATTGCTGTGATGTGGGCATGCACGTGTCGGGCTTTAAAAAACGGGCTATGCGCAAGTAGAAAAAGAGGAGGGCGAGAGGGTGTGGAATCGAGAGATAAAAAAAGGCGCACCGAAGTGCGCCTTTATTACATGACTCAAGAAATATTATTTCTTGTATTTAGTAGCCATGTTGTCCAGACGCTGGTTAGCGCGTGCTGCGTCGTCTTTAGCAGTCTGCACGTCAGCGCGCATTGCGTTAACGTCGTTGCTCAGCTGATCAACTTTGGTGTTCAGAGTCTGAACATCAGTAGACAGTTGGTCGATTTTAGCATTGCTTGAACAACCAGCCAGCATAGTAGAAGCCAGGATTACTGCGCCCAGTACCAGTTTAGTACGATTCATTATAAAACCCTCTAGATTGAGTTAATCTCCATGTAGCGTTACAAGTATTACACAAACTATTTTCTAAAGAGAATAAATTTTTCGTACTTAATCGCTTTATTTTGATCGTTCGCTCAAAGAAACGCCTTCTTTTGCCAAAAGGTTAAAAAAAGGAGAGAAAACAGGTCATTTCTATTGGATTCATCTTATTTGATTTGAAAATTAATTATAATAATAATACGAATTCAAGAGGAAAAAATGCTGTACAAATGTAAAAAAAAAGCGCCGGAAACCGGCGCTTGATATATTGAGAATAAATGCTATTACAGAACGTGCACAGATGCCGTGTTGGTTGTGCCGCTGGAAACCAGTGCGCCAGAAACCATAACGACGATATCGCCTTTCTGAGCCAGTCCACTTTCAACCGCAACTTCTTTACCAATACGGTAGAAATCGTCAGTAGAAGCGATCTCTTTAACCAGCATAGGAACAACGCCTTTGCTCAGGATCAGCTGGCGAGCGGTGACTGGGTTAGTAGTCAGAGCTAGGATCATGGCATCTGGGAAGTATTTACGAACGGCTTTCGCAGATTTACCACCGGCAGTCGCTACCACGATCAGTGGAGCATCCAGTTTTTCAGCAGTTTCTACCGCGCCACGGCAAACAGCTTCGGTGATGCGCAGTTTACGGCTGTCGTGCAGAGTATCAATGCGGCTCTGCATTACGCGGTCAGTACGCTCACAGATAGTTGCCATGATGCTAACGGCTTCAAGAGGGTATTTACCCTTAGCACTTTCACCAGACAGCATCACTGCGTCAGTACCGTCCAGAATGGCGTTAGCTACATCGCCTGCTTCTGCACGGGTTGGGCGTGGGTTTTTGATCATGGAATCGAGCATCTGAGTTGCAGTGATAACAACTTTACGTGCACGGTTACATTTTTCGATCATCATTTTCTGAGCGAAAATAACTTCTTCAACTGGGATTTCAACGCCCAGGTCACCACGAGCAACCATGATGCCGTCAGAGGCTTCCAGAATTTCGTCGAAGTTGTTCAGACCTTCTTGGTTTTCGATCTTAGAGATGATCTGAATGTTTTCGCCACCGTGGGCTTTCAGGTGCTCACGGATTTCCATGACGTCAGAACGTTTACGGATGAAAGAGGCCGCAACGAAGTCAACGCCTTGTTCGCAACCGAATACCAGGTCACGTTTGTCTTTTTCAGCCAGCGCTGGCAGTTGGATAGAAACGCCTGGCAGGTTAACGCCTTTGTTTTCGCCCAGGTCGCCTGCGTTCAGAACCTTACATACCACTTCAGTTTCTGAAACTTCGATAACTTCCATACCGATCAAGCCATCGTCAACCAGCACGGTGTTGCCGATTTTCAGGTCAGCGGCGAAGCCAGGGTAGGTGACCGCAACGCGGCTGGTGTTGCCGATAACGCTCTGGTCGGTGGTGAAAGTGAAAGTCTGACCAGCGGTCAGCGCAGCGTCTTTGCCGCCTTCCAGTTTCATGGTGCGGATTTCTGGACCTTTAGTGTCCAGCAGGATCGCGGCTTTCTTGCCGGTTTTTTCCATAACAGCGCGGATATTTTTGATGCGCTGTCCGTGCTCTTCATAATCACCGTGGGAGAAGTTAAGACGCATAACGTTCATGCCTGCGGTCAGCATGTTGTTTAGCATTTCTTCGGATTCGGTCTTAGGACCGATGGTGCATACAATTTTGGTCTTTTTCATGAAGTTTAATTTCTGCAAGTTGTGATGGATTGAAAAAACAGAGTGTCCAAGGCATTGCCGTGGGCAAGAGATGAAGCCGATAAAACGATGTTGCTTAAAAGGTTAACGTTGCCTAAAAATTTGAACGTCGGTAATCGGGATGTAGAAACATGACTAAGAATAGATGACAGCTGAGGGATGGATGCGGAAAAGTGTTCTCCGCGTTTAAATATTGATAAGCGCGAAAGCATATATGAGTTGTAGTTTGCGTAGCGACAGATCAAGGGCTGAAACCATTCAATTGAAATGACGTTTCGTATTATACGGTCTTAGTCTTAGAAATGACAACGAATTTGCCTCAATCAACACGTGATTAGTTAAAAAATCGACGATTGCTGCGCAAATGTAATAAATCCATTGCGTTTGTTGCGCAACAAATGAAACCACCGCGATAATAACATTTAGGCCAGCAATATGTGGATGAATGAGTAATAAGGAATTGTTCTAAAGTTTGAAATAGATAGGGTAAGGAAAGGTTTTAGAAAGAAGGCGATATCGAGATTGAATGGTGCGTCCGAGTGAACTCGAATCACCGACCCCCACCATGTCAAGGTGGTGCTCTAACCAACTGAGCTACGGACGCATCGAAGAATCTCTTAAGAATGGTGCGTCCGAGTGAACTCGAATCACCGACCCCCACCATGTCAAGGTGGTGCTCTAACCAACTGAGCTACGGACGCAACGAAGAATTTCTTAAGAATGGTGCGTCCGAGTGAACTCGAATCACCGACCCCCACCATGTCAAGGTGGTGCTCTAACCAACTGAGCTACGGACGCATCCTGTACTGCTTTGTTAGCACGTTAGCCGTGCCAGACAACGGGGACGAATATTAACGGCACATGACACGGCTGGCAAGGGGGATTGCCAAAAATTCCTCTTAAATTCACACGATTGCTGATGATATGCGCATCTGGGTGAAAAAAACGGCATCTAGGATGCCGTTGAATTGCCTTGATTAACGCGCTGCGCGCTGCAAGATCCACGCCGCGGGCTGATTTTGTAGCCAGCGGATACGCAGCGCCATCATTATAGCCGCCGATGTGAGACCGATGATAAAGCCCGTCCAGAAGCCGCTTGGCCCCATGGCGGGAACAATATAATCCGTCAGCGCCAGCACATAGCCGGTTGGTAGCCCTAAAATCCAGTACGCCGTAAAGGTAATAAAGAAAATCGAACGGGTATCTTTATAACCACGCAGTACACCGCTGCCGATAACCTGAACCGAATCCGAAATCTGATAAATTGCCGCTAGCAGCATCAAGTGCGATGCCATGGTGATAACTTCAGGGTTATCGTTGTAGAGCAGGGCAATGGGTTCGCGGAAAATTACGGTGAAAATAGCGGTACATGCCGCCATCGTCATTCCTACGGCAATACTGGTGCGCGCCGCGACTCTCGCATTTTCTGCCGAGCCTTCGCCCAAGCGGTAACCCACACGAATAGTCGCGGCCACGCCGAGTGACATTGGCAACACAAACATCAGCGAGCTGAAGTTCAGCGCAATTTGGTGTCCCGCAACGGAAACAATACCCAGCGGTGAAACCAGTAAAGCGACAACGGCAAACAGCGTCACTTCGAAAAACAGCGCTAAAGCAACCGGCATACCGATATTAATTAGGCGATGGATCGTGGCCCACTGTGGTGCTTCCATGCCTTTTTGACGTAAATCACGTAGGCTGGATGAGCGACGAACATACCAACGCATGATGAAATACATCACCCAATACACGCTGCCTGTAGCCACGCCACAGCCGACGCCGCCCAGCGCTGGAGCACCTAATTTCCCGTAGATGAAAATGTAGTTAATCGGAATGTTTACCAACAGGCCGATGAAACCAATCACCATTCCCGGTTTAGTTTTCGATAGGCCTTCGCACTGATTACGCAGTACCTGGAAGAACAAATAACCCGGCGCGCCCCACATAATCGCGTGCAGATAGCCGATGGCCTTGCTCGACAAATCATGATCGATGTTATGCATCATATCGATGATATGTTTGGAATTATAAAGGACTATGATAATTAAAACCGACACGCCAAACGCCAGCCAAAAACCTTGTCGCACCTGATGTTCAATTTTATCGCGACGCCCCGCGCCGTTTAGCTGGGCGATGACCGGCGTTAAAGCCAGCAGCAAACCATGGCCAAACAAAATAGCCGGTAGCCAAATGGAGGTCCCAACGGCAACCGCCGCCATATCTGTGGCGCTAACGCCGCCTGCCATGATGGTGTCAACAAAACCCATGGCCGTTTGAGAAACCTGCGCAATGATAACGGGAATAGCCAGAGCTAATAAGCTACGCGCTTCTATCCAATACTTCTGCACGTATACACCTTTTTATTTTAAATGAGAGAGAAAACAGACAAGTAAACGCCTCTTCGCGGAAAGTCCTAAAGAGGGTAACGCGATACTCAGCATTCGATCACCGATGCGGCGTCAAACGTGATGAGTATAAACAGTGAGTGAATGATTCTACCTGCAGATACGGCACAAGAGAATGAAAAGTGTAGTTGATGAGTGGGGCATATGCTGTTTTTTGCCGGCTAGATTTGGATTTATCTATGGTTTGCGGCAAACTGCTAGATAATTGTTTTCGAAAAGACATTATTGCAGAGGCATCATTTATGTTTACCGGCATTGTTCAGGGCACCGCTCCCGTCGTGTCCATTGATGAAAAATCAAATTTTCGTACTCATGTAGTCAAATTCCCGCAGGAGTTATTGCCTGAACTTGAGCTCGGCGCATCCGTTGCTCATAACGGTTGTTGTCTGACCGTGACGAAAGTGGAAGGTGACCTTGTTAGCTTTGATTTGATGAAAGAAACGCTGCGTATCACCAATCTGGGCGATGTGACAGTGGGTAGCGTGGTGAATCTTGAGCGAGCAGCGAAGTTTAATGATGAAATCGGTGGGCATTTGATGTCGGGCCATATCATCTGTACGGCTGAAATCGTAAAAATCCTGACTTCAGAGAACAATCGCCAAATTTGGTTCAAAATGCCAAATCCTGAGCTGATGAAGTACGTATTGCATAAAGGTTTTATCGGCATCGACGGTATTAGTTTGACTATCGGAGAGGTAACGAAGAGCCGTTTTTGCGTACATTTGATCCCAGAAACACTGCAGCGCACTACGCTTGGCGTGAAGCGTCTGGGGGATAAAGTCAATATTGAGATCGATCCGCAGACTCAAGCCGTGGTTGATACGGTAGAGCGCGTGTTAGCCAGCCGTGACGCAACATTGCAAGCGGCCATGAATGTTGACTCCGTGGCTTAATATTGTAAAAAGCGCAGCCGGATGCTGTTTTCACCTCATCCGGCTTTTATCCTTATTTCAAATAGCCTTTAAACTGACGGTTTTCCATCAGCGCCACCTTTCCTTTGGTATAGAAAATCACCTGATAATTTCCCTGTGAATAGACGGACGCATCGGCATTTTTTTCATCTAATGCCGCAGGCTTACCATCAACGGTGACAATACCATCAGCACCACGCTTGACCGTTACGCCATAGCCGGTTTTGACCACAGGTTTATGTGTTGCTTGGCCATACTGTGCTTGCGCATTTTCTAGTGCCTGTTTCTCGGCCGCCGAGTTAATTGCGTTTTGTCGGCTTTGTTCGGCGATATAGCAGGCGTCTTTGCTGATCCCCTGAGACTCACATTTCGCCATGCGATCGGCTTGAGATGAGCAGGCCGCAAGCGAGCCAATTATCAGTCCTGCAACGATTACTCTTGGCATTTTCATTCTATTTACCTTACTTGTCAGGGAATAAGTCTTAATGTTAACCGTCGTCATTGCACCGCTTTTTTGCTCACCTAGGAATATATATAGATGAGTTTCATCAAGTGGGCGTTAGGGGGCGGCGAAAATACCCACTGTTTACATACTACAGTGGGCATTGTGTTAATTAGTATGAAAAACCGATGCCAACACCCGCGCCAAAATCTGACTGAGTATCTGCTGAAACGCCTGCTTTTATCACGGTATGATCGCCTGCATTGAATGAAGCACCGACGGCAACAGCGCTTTCGCTATTGAATGTACCAGCGCCTGCAGAGACCATAAATGAGTCACCAGACTTGACCTGCGGCATTGATGCAATGGCCGTTGCGCCAGCGATGCCTGCATTAGCCTCTTTGCGGTTATCATCTACCGAGTTTTTCAAGCTGCTGAAATTGCTGTTCAGCTTGTTGATAGACGCCGTGTTATCGCTTACACGCGATTGGGTTGAACGAATGGCTGAATGGGTATTTGTTGCCAAGTTCTGAATTTGCTCACCGTAGTAAACAGAATCAATGCGTTGTTGTTTGGTTAGCTTCTGAACACCGGCAGCATTCTTAGCGACACCATCACGGTTAGCTGTAATTTGTGTTGCGTGATCGGGCTGAGCAGATACAGAAGAAACTATGTTTTTAATCTGCTGCTGAGTGTCAGCCTGTTCAGCGTTGTGCTTAGCTGCAATCATTCCCTGCACGCGTGAACCGTTCTGAATGGCTTCCTTCTTCTGAATACCCGTTACAGTCGCTTTAGCCTGGTTGATTTGGTCGTGATTGCTTTTGGCATACTCGGCAACGGTTTCTAAATTAGATCCATTCTGTTCAATAGCTGCTGCGTTGGCCTTAATACCTTGCTCGTTTGCTGCAATGTGGCTTGACAGATTGAAGGTGTTTTTCAGCGCTTGATTCGCGTTGACATTGGCATGATCGGCTGATTGCTGCGCATGGTCTGCTTTATCGGTAGCTGTGTTAGCGGTCACCTGTGCGTGGTCTGCTTTGTCATTGGCGATTGTTGCAGCGGTCTGTGCCTGGTCTGCCTTGCCATTTGCAATGTAGGCAACATCTAACGCGGTGGTAGCCTTAGTTTCTGCAAGATTGGCTGTTTTTGTTGTGTCATCAAGCGTTGTTTTTACAGACGCTATTTCACTGGTGTTCGTTTTAATGTTGGCCGTGTTGGTGTCAACGTCTGCACCTATCACCATTGCTTCATGATGGACTGTGTCGGCATAGTTATAAGCAGAATTTGCTTTGTACATGGCCTGTGTTGCGGTGGCGTGTGCGTCATTGATTGCCAAGTCTTGACCGTTATCACGTGCGGTCTGTTCATCTGCTGTAATGAGTGGCGCGATGTGTTGCGATGCTGTGCGCACGACATTGGCGGCTGCTCTAGATTCACCACGTTTAGCTTCAATATCGGCTTTTAATTTGGCTGTCTTTAGTGCGGCAAACTGAGCTTTCAATTGCGCCTGTGTTGGCTGTGTTACAGGTGCTGCTGGGGCTACTGAAACCAATGGATGAAGCTGTTTTAACGTCGCTTCTTTGTTCCAACCTGCTGGCGTGATTGCGGTAGGTGCATCCGTTGAGAAATCGTTATACATACCATCAGAGATACCCGCGCGGCTATGTGTTTCATCCACGATCAAACGGTCACGAGCGTTAAGATTTTGGTAAGCGTCGCGCACCGCGTTGAAGGGGGTGCCTTGGGCAGTTGCTAACTTTATAAAGTTGTTTACGTCGGTATTTGTCGCGTTAGCTGCATGTGAGGCTGTCAGTGCGGTTGCAACGAAAAAAGCTATGGAGGTGGTTTTCATCAAAGTTATCTCTAAAAAAAGTAATGTTAAATTATTGTGTCTACAGAAACGTCTTTGTGTCGCTTTACGCACATCTTAGGCGTGAATTATTATTCTGGTCTAGTGACTAAAATCACACTGTAATCGTTATCATGATAATAACCGCTCTTACAGAAACGAATGTACGTATCTATTAGGTGCGTTAGTGGATTATTTATTTTCATTACGAATTAAGTTTTGTTTTGTAAATTGGTGTAAATATATGAATCATCGTGAGATTTGATTTTGTCGCAGAAAGCAACAATTTTGTGATGGGTGCAGAAAGTGGTAAAATCAACTTTAATTGATAATTATCAAATTTCTATAAAGGCGGTGAATGTAATGAGTGAAGCGTTTAGAGAAACATTTGAACGCATGGAGATTGAGCCAGCTTTACTTACGCTGCTGTGTCAGGTTCATAGATCAACAAGTCATAAGTGGTTAAGTGGTGATGTTAAAGAGATCCCTGCAGCGGCAGAAACGTTGATTAGGTTGCTTGAGTTTGTGCAAAAGAGGTCGCCTGAGCTTTTCTGTGAGTTTATGATTCTGCAAGATTTCCGCACACCTTCAGAGATTTACCTCAGCGATCCTGCTTTCTGGAAAAGCTACGAATTCTGCAAGCACAAAGTGACGCCAAAAGTTTTGGACTATCTTGAAAAACATCTACCTGAATAGCC
This is a stretch of genomic DNA from Hafnia alvei. It encodes these proteins:
- a CDS encoding L,D-transpeptidase family protein, whose product is MKRALPLVTMLLSVWMAGTSVANATEYPLPPPDSRLIGENTTFTVQNNGKPLEDVAARFQIGLLGMLEANPGVDPYLPKPGTVLTIPTQMLLPDAPREGIVINLAEMRLFYYPKGQNKVVVYPIGIGQLGRNTPEMVTSVSQPIANPTWTPTANIRKHYKAEGVTLPAVVPAGPENPMGLFALRLSAQGGVYLIHGTNANFGIGMRVSSGCIRLRPDDIEALFKTVPKGTRVQIVNAPVKVSVEPDGKRYVEVHQPLSRTEKDDPQTMHIALKPAAKKFADSQLTDRLVFDDAVKRRSGMPVIVNHGQEVKSEPETNAVKITQAKATSTSVAE
- a CDS encoding major outer membrane lipoprotein, with the translated sequence MNRTKLVLGAVILASTMLAGCSSNAKIDQLSTDVQTLNTKVDQLSNDVNAMRADVQTAKDDAARANQRLDNMATKYKK
- the pykF gene encoding pyruvate kinase PykF; its protein translation is MKKTKIVCTIGPKTESEEMLNNMLTAGMNVMRLNFSHGDYEEHGQRIKNIRAVMEKTGKKAAILLDTKGPEIRTMKLEGGKDAALTAGQTFTFTTDQSVIGNTSRVAVTYPGFAADLKIGNTVLVDDGLIGMEVIEVSETEVVCKVLNAGDLGENKGVNLPGVSIQLPALAEKDKRDLVFGCEQGVDFVAASFIRKRSDVMEIREHLKAHGGENIQIISKIENQEGLNNFDEILEASDGIMVARGDLGVEIPVEEVIFAQKMMIEKCNRARKVVITATQMLDSMIKNPRPTRAEAGDVANAILDGTDAVMLSGESAKGKYPLEAVSIMATICERTDRVMQSRIDTLHDSRKLRITEAVCRGAVETAEKLDAPLIVVATAGGKSAKAVRKYFPDAMILALTTNPVTARQLILSKGVVPMLVKEIASTDDFYRIGKEVAVESGLAQKGDIVVMVSGALVSSGTTNTASVHVL
- a CDS encoding MATE family efflux transporter, with the translated sequence MQKYWIEARSLLALAIPVIIAQVSQTAMGFVDTIMAGGVSATDMAAVAVGTSIWLPAILFGHGLLLALTPVIAQLNGAGRRDKIEHQVRQGFWLAFGVSVLIIIVLYNSKHIIDMMHNIDHDLSSKAIGYLHAIMWGAPGYLFFQVLRNQCEGLSKTKPGMVIGFIGLLVNIPINYIFIYGKLGAPALGGVGCGVATGSVYWVMYFIMRWYVRRSSSLRDLRQKGMEAPQWATIHRLINIGMPVALALFFEVTLFAVVALLVSPLGIVSVAGHQIALNFSSLMFVLPMSLGVAATIRVGYRLGEGSAENARVAARTSIAVGMTMAACTAIFTVIFREPIALLYNDNPEVITMASHLMLLAAIYQISDSVQVIGSGVLRGYKDTRSIFFITFTAYWILGLPTGYVLALTDYIVPAMGPSGFWTGFIIGLTSAAIMMALRIRWLQNQPAAWILQRAAR
- a CDS encoding riboflavin synthase subunit alpha, which encodes MFTGIVQGTAPVVSIDEKSNFRTHVVKFPQELLPELELGASVAHNGCCLTVTKVEGDLVSFDLMKETLRITNLGDVTVGSVVNLERAAKFNDEIGGHLMSGHIICTAEIVKILTSENNRQIWFKMPNPELMKYVLHKGFIGIDGISLTIGEVTKSRFCVHLIPETLQRTTLGVKRLGDKVNIEIDPQTQAVVDTVERVLASRDATLQAAMNVDSVA
- a CDS encoding YadA-like family protein, whose amino-acid sequence is MKTTSIAFFVATALTASHAANATNTDVNNFIKLATAQGTPFNAVRDAYQNLNARDRLIVDETHSRAGISDGMYNDFSTDAPTAITPAGWNKEATLKQLHPLVSVAPAAPVTQPTQAQLKAQFAALKTAKLKADIEAKRGESRAAANVVRTASQHIAPLITADEQTARDNGQDLAINDAHATATQAMYKANSAYNYADTVHHEAMVIGADVDTNTANIKTNTSEIASVKTTLDDTTKTANLAETKATTALDVAYIANGKADQAQTAATIANDKADHAQVTANTATDKADHAQQSADHANVNANQALKNTFNLSSHIAANEQGIKANAAAIEQNGSNLETVAEYAKSNHDQINQAKATVTGIQKKEAIQNGSRVQGMIAAKHNAEQADTQQQIKNIVSSVSAQPDHATQITANRDGVAKNAAGVQKLTKQQRIDSVYYGEQIQNLATNTHSAIRSTQSRVSDNTASINKLNSNFSSLKNSVDDNRKEANAGIAGATAIASMPQVKSGDSFMVSAGAGTFNSESAVAVGASFNAGDHTVIKAGVSADTQSDFGAGVGIGFSY